In Manduca sexta isolate Smith_Timp_Sample1 chromosome 23, JHU_Msex_v1.0, whole genome shotgun sequence, one DNA window encodes the following:
- the LOC115448274 gene encoding piezo-type mechanosensitive ion channel component isoform X6, with amino-acid sequence MHKYYFSMILVRAVLPAGLLLSIALRPFGLSLIYLLLYLLAPLPQVPDTQTFTGWCGKYLLLNVVVSIFLLLCHVVWHSVLAAFAPYGSLLEDYPLIQRIGHNLGLVSYAGIDPLMAVHYLAPELVMTGVSLVVYISVKKLFTGAQPEVQKKDSKHQRYPLLTSAGKYLCLFLIMFSGIMRPSVTSGIYFLVFMGAATAWAVGRPLERGFAVVGRCVMAIMAAHVLVLLAYQCSWLIELYPPNMEFARYFGLTQLVVINETHPMSFSYEVTDDGMWGTLASPLVILFTYFVLAIETRELFKPKVAFSYINSKALQRGSASETTPLMRNLSPTKRWSSVRSGSATRQLHQDSTGSVVVPDEESIIEEEEPTLLDDIIAAVIDFFQVLVRSSYIATTITMMAWSIMFHSWLTFVFLMWANIVWLCQDQRSFMLKTSPILVCYAMLLLLAQYIYGMNLLESELPSNITEVNLRQIGLGRANGEPCVPLLIKALFTCMFWVTLRQRVQEIRQRRQSAAITDMAAPLQLTVSTAASVLEAQREEESRSRLLRALGEWLRAMCARYWIYVVVIMLFVIGVTGERMTIFRIIYMFLFLVFILMFQISWYWWRRLMYVFWITVIIYSMINLILIYIYQFDNFSKTIEEYLLINERLQHDLGLEPYHPADLFVKLLTPTLFLIITIMQVHYFHKDFMALSDPKTRTNSFVKEPESSRPSQAGASTMNNDVPQLPLEEEVRRVSMEGSVTEAEHSLEMSTSVNTAARRSLRRKSSRARSYAPTLTERPSTGFRSVMMRAFVAVRHIVYQWTDKIFIYLDIHLIKIIFVSLMLLCVMNVCAMHVPIMIIISPALWLSARKQRFCVLLISTLISVYLMAKMVYQIDYIKHSFFDVSCTTVGENDTLNLTTYNNAEWIGFYKATSDKPLVALLKGYIGLIVVFTFYSLVTYRQQAIRDMGLLPKNKDKIMFPEITRKEADKDMIHCIKYLVNYGFYKFGVEITLICLMGVIGSRMDVYAVFYSAWLLVLVSIRRIRQMRLWPAFTAFVTFLVPAQYMIAVGFLPQLCINYPWSGQDQQMKHVRTWLFLPYADEPPHAIKLIFDYFLLLFATRQLRVFGVEKTIGEEYAGGSNSEDIGKDWETPNFVNPVPDFLGYVGTWLDVIKRMVFLGMLWVTLAIMFMTGTNRVNLFSMGYLIGSFIFLWQGTDFYLRPKDAILQWWSWLLRYNVSVVVVKALLQIPGCIFSAVMQEHACWLVQLLGIGCVDKFAGGNIARFLKMQYIKDAACSVPQEDIGLAWDGVCFAFLILQRRLFHSYYFYRVIDESKATTVLASRGAELIEELRQKQMLVQEEQEKKILEKIKVKMERIKANQKKIQGAMTKEPHHHDAARDRPPYKPPASHQKAVRSGDYYMFYEFDDTEVHIKDDESSSDEDAPKDMGIGKMKKHISHSDITREGDVNVGMSGRDRDGAGSDIDDYAPLPEQETTFDKIKRYLEIAWAFISSFLVSITRHLMKYSRDYRYVSRTLSVEKKILKEKEGFGIGLREGSQMIWEPLPETLLHHKDVTTLEEQDDSMFKQDRNPIVHLGYALWYAVLAHTDIVCYIMVFINQIQSATILSIPLPLMVFLWGTLTIPRPTKTFWVTLIAYTEVIVLIKSMFQFEILPWNQKAIPANMPFTAPRIIGIERKVNYALYDLLLLLIIFLHRFMLKSLGLWKESTPEIELREDVEYPLTAEDTQLVVDGRAAEVGRKYVQLHDQTGPDEDQEEEHEMMRDREEESRQEHDDEPGPSKPLDDDHYKVNDDQEPIIAVTTTLEETYKHYPQVMFLSVKRYLRPTQRFFRRMLAPGARVTADVYAYMFLCDFFNFLVVIFGFAAFGTHQGDGGVQAYLEENKVPIPFLIMLILQFGLIIIDRALYLRKFMLGKILFQYALIIGVHIWMFFVLPFITERTFNALLPPPMWYMMKCIYLLLSAYQIRCGYPRRIIGNFLCKSYHFVNMICFRGFMAVPFVFELRTLMDWIWTDTSMTLMDWLKMEDIFASVFLLKCSRYVEDEFPQPRGVKKSSTSKYLLGGGVLAFVIAIIWFPLVFFAFGNSVGQPNPPTDVTVKIRIGPFLPVYQMSAQSHNIDIFTEQDYTQLSNMYARDRTAQTFLSNYMYNDVAVITINPNSTMKWEISPPELDRLEREAVSNASLQVKFTYVITHPTNAVPNPPTLEDSREVSLAALQAGRPSPERDTLIKLLAGTAPADTWLNVKTLFPKFVKVFNKGTTKPAYQLMPQIPDGADEESRLYRDVQLRLERDGDVMYWRVREACAQRDPLASIPLNNCDMLVMYTFNDKLFPETLNFISGSGIIGLYTTFVFLASRVLRGFFSGIYTKIMFDDLPNVDRVLQLCLDIYLVREALELSLEEDLFAKLVFLYRSPETMIKWSRPKEEEPEEQRALPPSR; translated from the exons gtATAGCCCTTCGGCCTTTCGGTTTATCATTAATATATCTGCTGCTATACTTACTAGCACCATTGCCACAAGTACCAGACACGCAAACATTCACCG GCTGGTGCGGAAAATATCTTCTGCTGAACGTGGTTGTGTCAATATTCCTGCTGCTATGTCACGTGGTGTGGCACAGCGTGCTGGCTGCGTTTGCGCCCTACGGCTCCCTGCTCGAAGACTATCCGCTAATACAAAGGATCGGGCACAACCTGGGCCTGGTCTCATACGCCGGGATCGATCCGCTGATGGCCGTGCACTATCTGGCACCTGAG CTCGTGATGACAGGCGTATCGCTTGTCGTCTACATCTCGGTGAAGAAGTTATTCACCGGAGCCCAGCCCGAGGTGCAGAAGAAAGACTCCAAACATCAACGGTATCCGCTCCTCACGAGCGCAG GAAAGTACCTATGCCTGTTCCTCATAATGTTCTCCGGGATAATGCGTCCGAGCGTCACGTCGGGCATCTACTTCCTGGTGTTCATGGGGGCTGCGACGGCGTGGGCGGTGGGCAGGCCGTTAGAGCGCGGGTTCGCGGTTGTCGGCCGATGTGTGATGGCGATCATGGCTGCCCATGTCTTGGTGCTGCTGGCTTACCAATGCTCATGGTTGATTGAACTGTATCCGCCCAATATGGAGTTTGCCAG ATATTTTGGCCTCACCCAACTGGTGGTAATCAACGAGACTCATCCGATGAGCTTCTCGTATGAAGTGACTGATGACGGCATGTGGGGCACGCTGGCCAGCCCGCTTGTGATATTGTTCACTTACTTCGTCCTTGCAATAGAAACACGAGAGCTTTTCAAACCGAAG GTTGcattttcatacataaattCAAAAGCACTACAACGTGGGAGCGCCAGTGAGACAACCCCT TTGATGCGCAACTTGAGTCCGACCAAGCGCTGGTCGAGCGTGCGCTCAGGGTCGGCGACGAGGCAACTGCACCAAGACTCCACTGGCTCGGTGGTGGTACCGGACGAAG AGTCGATCATAGAAGAAGAAGAACCGACGCTATTGGATGACATCATCGCAGCCGTTATAGATTTCTTCCAAGTTCTGGTCAG ATCATCGTATATAGCGACAACAATAACAATGATGGCGTGGAGTATAATGTTCCATTCGTGGCTCACTTTCGTTTTCCTCATGTGGGCGAACATTGTGTGGCTGTGCCAAGACCAACGCTCGTTCATGCTGAAGACGAGTCCCATACTAGTCTGTTACGCCATGCTGCTTCTCCTAGCACAGTATATTTATGGCATGAATTTATTGGAATCAGAGCTACCTTCAAACATAACG GAAGTGAATCTCCGTCAAATCGGTCTCGGAAGGGCTAACGGGGAGCCGTGCGTGCCGCTGCTGATCAAGGCGCTGTTCACGTGCATGTTCTGGGTGACGCTGCGCCAGCGCGTGCAGGAGATCCGCCAGCGGCGCCAGTCCGCCGCCATCACCGACATGGCCGCGCCGCTGCAGCTCACCGTCTCTACTGCCGCTAGCG TACTAGAGGCGCAGCGCGAGGAGGAGAGCCGGTCGCGGCTGCTGCGCGCGCTGGGCGAGTGGCTGCGCGCCATGTGTGCGCGCTACTGGATCTACGTCGTCGTCATCATGCTGTTCGTCATTGGCGTTACTGGAGAGCGGATGACCATCTTCAGGATCATCTACATGTTCCTTTTCCTTGTGTTTATACTCATGTTCCAG ataaGTTGGTACTGGTGGCGTCGGCTAATGTATGTGTTCTGGATAACGGTCATCATCTACTCCATGATCAATCTTATCCTCATATACATATACCAGTTCGATAACTTCTCTAAAACAATAGAGGAGTACTTGCTTATAAACGAGAGACT GCAACACGATTTGGGATTAGAGCCGTATCATCCGGCGGACTTGTTCGTGAAGCTTCTAACGCCAACATTATTCTTGATTATTACGATAATGCAAGTACATTATTTCCACAAGGATTTCATGGCTCTATCGGATCCAAAAACCAG aacAAACAGCTTCGTTAAGGAACCCGAATCCAGTAGGCCGAGTCAAGCCGGCGCGTCTACTATGAATAATGAT gtgCCCCAACTTCCGCTAGAGGAGGAGGTTCGACGCGTGTCCATGGAGGGCAGCGTCACAGAGGCTGAACACTCATTAGAGATGTCCACTTCGGTTAACACCGCTGCCAGACGGTCATTAAGAAG GAAGTCGTCCCGCGCGCGGTCGTACGCGCCGACGCTGACGGAGCGCCCCTCCACCGGCTTCCGCTCCGTCATGATGCGCGCCTTCGTCGCGGTCCGGCACATCGTGTACCAGTGGACTgacaaaatattcatataccTCGACATACACCTCATCAAGATCATATTCGTGTCCTTGATGCTTCTCTGCGTTATGAAC GTATGTGCAATGCATGTCccaataatgataataatatcccCGGCGCTGTGGCTCAGTGCTCGCAAGCAGCGCTTCTGCGTGCTCCTCATATCGACGCTGATCAGTGTCTACCTCATGGCAAAGATGGTGTATCAAATTGACTACATCAAGCACTCATTCTTCGATGTTAGTTGTACTACA GTTGGTGAAAACGATACGTTAAATTTGACAACGTACAATAACGCCGAATGGATCGGGTTCTACAAGGCGACTAGCGATAAACCGCTGGTTGCGTTGCTGAAGGGATACATCGGACTTATTGTTGTGTTCACGTTCTACTCGTTGGTTACTTACAGACAGCAGGCTATTCG GGATATGGGTTTGTTACCGAAAAATAAAGACAAGATAATGTTCCCCGAAATAACGCGTAAGGAAGCAGACAAGGATATGATACACTGCATCAAATATCTAGTCAATTATGGGTTTTATAAATTCGGCGTCGAG ATAACTCTTATATGCCTGATGGGCGTTATCGGTTCCCGAATGGATGTCTATGCCGTGTTCTACTCTGCTTGGCTTCTAGTCCTCGTATCTATAAGAAGAATTCGCCAAATGCGTTTGTGGCCAGCCTTTACAGCATTCGTTACATTCCTAGTACCAGCACAGTATATGATAGCTGTCGGATTTCTACCTCAACTCTGCATTAATTATCCGTGGAGTGGGCAAGATCAG CAAATGAAACACGTTCGAACTTGGTTATTCCTGCCATATGCTGACGAGCCGCCACAtgcaataaaacttatattcgATTACTTCCTACTACTATTTGCAACTAGACAGCTTCGAGTGTTCGGCGTAGAAAAGACAATCGGTGAAGAGTACGCCGGCGGATCCAATAGTGAAGACATAGGCAAAGACTGGGAAACGCCAAACTTTGTAAATCCGGTGCCAGACTTCCTTGGTTATGTTgg taCATGGTTGGACGTGATCAAGCGCATGGTGTTCTTGGGAATGTTGTGGGTAACGCTGGCCATCATGTTCATGACTGGTACCAACCGAGTCAATCTCTTCTCGATGGGTTATCTCATCGGTTCCTTCATATTCCTATGGCAAGGCACCGACTTTTACTTACGGCCGAAAGATGCCATACTACAATG GTGGTCCTGGCTGCTGCGGTACAACGTGTCTGTAGTAGTGGTGAAGGCCCTGCTGCAGATCCCCGGGTGTATCTTCAGTGCCGTGATGCAGGAGCACGCGTGCTGGCTCGTGCAGCTGCTCGGTATCGGATGCGTCGACAAATTTGCCGGCGGCAACATTGCACGCTTCCTCAAAATGCAGTATATTAAG GATGCAGCGTGTTCTGTACCTCAGGAAGACATAGGCCTTGCATGGGACGGGGTCTGCTTCGCATTTTTGATCTTGCAACGAAGACTGTTCCACAGCTACTATTTCTACAGGGTTATAGATGAAAGCAAGGCCACTACTGTACTTGCTTCTAG GGGTGCGGAATTGATAGAGGAATTAAGACAAAAGCAAATGCTAGTGCAAGAGGAGcaagaaaagaagatattggAGAAAATCAAAGTGAAAATGGAAAGAATTAAGGCAAACCAGAAGAAAATACAGGGAGCTATGACTAAGGAGCCACACCACCATGACGCCG CCCGAGACAGGCCGCCGTATAAGCCGCCCGCCAGTCATCAAAAGG CTGTTCGGTCTGGAGACTACTACATGTTCTATGAATTCGATGACACCGAAGTGCACATAAAGGACGACGAGTCCAGTTCTGACGAGGATGCGCCCAAAGACATGGGGATTGGGAAG atGAAAAAGCACATATCCCACTCTGACATTACCCGTGAAGGGGATGTGAACGTGGGTATGTCGGGACGCGACCGAGACGGTGCCGGATCCGATATAGACGACTACGCACCATTGCCTG aacaagaGACGACATTCGACAAAATAAAGCGGTACCTGGAGATCGCGTGGGCGTTCATATCGAGCTTCCTCGTGTCGATCACGCGACACCTGATGAAGTACTCGCGCGACTATCGATACGTTTCGCGAACGCTCTCAGTTGAGAAGAAAATTCTGAAG GAGAAAGAAGGCTTTGGCATTGGACTGAGAGAAGGATCTCAGATGATATGGGAACCTCTTCCGGAAACTTTGTTGCATCA CAAGGACGTGACAACGCTTGAAGAGCAAGATGATTCGATGTTCAAACAAGACAGGAACCCGATCGTGCATTTGGGATACGCTCTGTGGTACGCCGTACTGGCGCACACCGATATCGTGTGCTACATTATGGTGTTTATCAATCAG ATCCAATCGGCTACTATACTATCTATACCGTTACCGTTGATGGTATTTTTATGGGGAACTCTGACTATACCCCGGCCCACGAAAACTTTCTGGGTGACACTGATCGCTTATACGGAA gtGATAGTATTGATAAAGAGCATGTTTCAATTCGAGATCCTACCATGGAATCAGAAGGCCATTCCAGCAAACATGCCGTTCACAGCGCCTCGGATTATAGGCATTGAAAGGAAGGTCAACTACGCCCTCTACGACTTGCTTCTTCTTCTTATAATCTTTTTACATAG ATTTATGTTAAAGTCCCTGGGGTTGTGGAAGGAGTCGACGCCAGAGATTGAGTTGCGTGAGGACGTGGAGTACCCGCTGACGGCGGAGGACACGCAGCTCGTTGTGGACGGACGCGCCGCGGAGGTGGGACGCAAATACGTACAGCTGCACGACCAGACCGGACC GGATGAAGATCAAGAGGAAGAACATGAAATGATGAGGGACAGAGAGGAAGAGAGTCGTCAAGAACATGACGACGAGCCGGGACCTTCCAAGCCTTTGGATGATGACCATTACAA agTGAACGATGATCAAGAGCCTATAATCGCGGTAACCACGACACTGGAGGAGACCTACAAACACTATCCACAAGTGATGTTCTTGTC CGTGAAGCGGTACCTGCGTCCGACGCAGCGGTTCTTCCGCCGCATGCTGGCGCCGGGCGCGCGCGTCACGGCGGACGTGTACGCGTACATGTTCCTCTGCGACTTCTTCAACTTCCTCGTCGTTATATTCGGATTCGCTGCGTTTGGG ACACACCAAGGTGATGGCGGCGTGCAAGCCTATTTAGAAGAGAACAAAGTACCCATACCTTTCCTTATAATGTTGATACTGCAGTTTGGTCTCATAATAATTGACCGAGCGTTATATCTGCGCAAGTTCATGCTCGGCAAGATATTGTTCCAGTACGCGTTGATCATCGGCGTACATATCTGGATGTTCTTTGTGCTTCCATTCATTACTGAGAG GACGTTTAACGCCTTGCTGCCACCACCGATGTGGTATATGATGAAGTGCATATACCTGCTCCTATCCGCGTATCAAATCCGATGCGGATATCCGCGACGCATCATCGGCAATTTCCTGTGCAAGTCGTACCATTTCGTCAATATGATATGCTTCAGGGG ATTCATGGCCGTGCCGTTTGTATTCGAGTTGCGCACGCTGATGGACTGGATATGGACCGACACGTCGATGACGCTCATGGATTGGCTCAAGATGGAGGATATATTCGCTAGCGTGTTCCTTTTGAAG TGTTCGCGTTATGTTGAAGACGAGTTTCCTCAACCGCGTGGTGTAAAGAAATCCAGCACCTCCAAGTACCTGCTCGGCGGCGGCGTGTTGGCCTTCGTCATCGCTATTATTTGGTTCCCGCTTGTGTTCTTCGCTTTTGGCAATTCG GTGGGTCAACCAAATCCTCCAACAGATGTTACAGTTAAAATACGAATTGGGCCTTTCCTGCCAGTTTATCAGATGTCAGCGCAATCACATAACATCGATAT TTTCACGGAGCAAGACTACACACAGTTGAGCAACATGTACGCGCGCGACCGCACCGCGCAGACCTTCCTCTCCAACTACATGTACAACGACGTCGCCGTCATCACCATCAACCCCAACTCCACCATGAAGTGGGAGATCTCGCCGCCCGAACTCGACAGGCTCGAGCGGGAGGCCGTATCTA ACGCGTCGCTGCAGGTGAAGTTCACGTACGTGATCACGCACCCGACGAACGCGGTGCCGAACCCGCCGACGCTGGAGGACTCGCGCGAGGTGTCGCTGGCGGCGCTGCAGGCGGGCCGGCCCAGCCCGGAGCGCGACACGCTCATCAAGCTGCTCGCCGGCACCGCGCCCGCCGACACCTG